One window of the Microtus ochrogaster isolate Prairie Vole_2 unplaced genomic scaffold, MicOch1.0 UNK108, whole genome shotgun sequence genome contains the following:
- the Cacng6 gene encoding voltage-dependent calcium channel gamma-6 subunit isoform X2, which produces MMMWSNFFMQEEDRRRAAVGRRRAQGQQNLGLTPELEGKIKLVLLLAAVGATLAVLSVGTEFWVEFNTYKTNGSAVCEAAHMGLWKVCIKRLWQADVPASRETCGPAELPGEANCTYFKFFTTGENARIFQRTTRKEVNLAAAVIAVLSLTAMALGCLCVIMVLSKGAEFLLRLGAVCFGLSGLLLLVSLEVFRHSVRALLQGASPDTPPAPRLTYEYSWSLGCSVGAGLILLLGGVCFLLLSLPSWPWRSLCPKQGDPTT; this is translated from the exons ATGATGATGTGGTCTAACTTCTTCATGCAAGAGGAGGACCGCCGTCGAGCAGCTGTGGGACGGCGTCGTGCCCAGGGACAGCAGAATCTTGGCTTGACTCCGGAGCTCGAGGGCAAGATCAAGCTAGTGTTGCTGTTGGCTGCCGTGGGTGCTACCCTGGCTGTGCTGTCGGTGGGCACCGAGTTCTGGGTGGAATTTAATACATACAAGACCAACGGCAGCGCCGTCTGTGAGGCTGCCCATATGGGGCTGTGGAAGGTGTGCATCAAGCGACTGTGGCAGGCGGACGTGCCCGCGAGCAGGGAGACCTGTGGCCCGGCTGAGCTGCCAGGAG AAGCAAACTGCACCTACTTCAAATTCTTCACCACAGGGGAGAATGCACGCATCTTCCAGCGAACCACCAGGAAAG AAGTAAACCTGGCAGCTGCTGTGATAGCTGTACTGAGCCTGACAGCCATGGCCTTGGGCTGCCTCTGTGTCATCATGGTGCTCAGCAAAGGTGCAGAGTTCCTGCTCCGCTTGGGAGCCGTCTGCTTTGGCCTCTCAG GTCTGCTGCTCTTGGTCAGCTTGGAGGTGTTCCGGCATTCCGTTAGAGCCCTGCTTCAAGGAGCCAGCCCTGACACTCCCCCAGCTCCACGCCTGACCTATGAGTATTCCTGGTCCCTGGgatgcagtgtgggtgctggccTGATTCTGCTGCTGGGGGGAGTCTGTTTCCTgctgctctccctgccttcctggccGTGGCGGTCACTGTGCCCCAAGCAGGGTGACCCAACCACCTAG
- the Cacng6 gene encoding voltage-dependent calcium channel gamma-6 subunit isoform X1, whose translation MMMWSNFFMQEEDRRRAAVGRRRAQGQQNLGLTPELEGKIKLVLLLAAVGATLAVLSVGTEFWVEFNTYKTNGSAVCEAAHMGLWKVCIKRLWQADVPASRETCGPAELPGEANCTYFKFFTTGENARIFQRTTRKGLLLLVSLEVFRHSVRALLQGASPDTPPAPRLTYEYSWSLGCSVGAGLILLLGGVCFLLLSLPSWPWRSLCPKQGDPTT comes from the exons ATGATGATGTGGTCTAACTTCTTCATGCAAGAGGAGGACCGCCGTCGAGCAGCTGTGGGACGGCGTCGTGCCCAGGGACAGCAGAATCTTGGCTTGACTCCGGAGCTCGAGGGCAAGATCAAGCTAGTGTTGCTGTTGGCTGCCGTGGGTGCTACCCTGGCTGTGCTGTCGGTGGGCACCGAGTTCTGGGTGGAATTTAATACATACAAGACCAACGGCAGCGCCGTCTGTGAGGCTGCCCATATGGGGCTGTGGAAGGTGTGCATCAAGCGACTGTGGCAGGCGGACGTGCCCGCGAGCAGGGAGACCTGTGGCCCGGCTGAGCTGCCAGGAG AAGCAAACTGCACCTACTTCAAATTCTTCACCACAGGGGAGAATGCACGCATCTTCCAGCGAACCACCAGGAAAG GTCTGCTGCTCTTGGTCAGCTTGGAGGTGTTCCGGCATTCCGTTAGAGCCCTGCTTCAAGGAGCCAGCCCTGACACTCCCCCAGCTCCACGCCTGACCTATGAGTATTCCTGGTCCCTGGgatgcagtgtgggtgctggccTGATTCTGCTGCTGGGGGGAGTCTGTTTCCTgctgctctccctgccttcctggccGTGGCGGTCACTGTGCCCCAAGCAGGGTGACCCAACCACCTAG